The following proteins come from a genomic window of Carassius carassius chromosome 10, fCarCar2.1, whole genome shotgun sequence:
- the LOC132151985 gene encoding probable peptidyl-tRNA hydrolase 2: MESQLEVNPVFLQQLRELDIPEEAAKQALLHTQNVSAEEAAMYYFNKLENEEEGDEDLMFKMVFVVNMELSMGVGKVAAQVGHAAVGLYQALQEKNSWREMACRWDHAGAKKIVLQGTNMAHLLELQALAMSLSLPTKLVQDAGHTQVEPGSCTVLAIIGEEEMVNNVTGSLKLL; encoded by the exons ATGGAGTCCCAGCTGGAAGTGAACCCTGTATTCCTGCAGCAGCTCAGAGAGTTGGACATACCCGAGGAGGCCGCCAAGCAG GCACTCTTGCACACTCAGAATGTGTCTGCGGAGGAGGCTGCAATGTATTACTTCAACAAACTAGAGAACGAG gaagagGGTGATGAGGACCTGATGTTCAAAATGGTGTTTGTTGTAAATATGGAGCTGTCCATGGGTGTGGGGAAG GTTGCGGCACAGGTGGGTCATGCTGCAGTGGGTTTGTATCAGGCCTTGCAGGAGAAAAACAGTTGGAGGGAAATGGCCTGCAGATGGGACCATGCTGG AGCTAAGAAGATTGTGTTACAAGGCACTAACATGGCACACCTTTTGGAGCTGCAGGCTCTTGCTATGAGCCTCAGTCTTCCTACAAAGCTGGTACAGGATGCTGGACACACACAG gtgGAGCCAGGTTCATGCACTGTGCTTGCCATCATAGGAGAAGAGGAGATGGTGAATAATGTCACAGGCAGTCTGAAACTGCTTTGA